ATGCTTTCCCATCATGCACTGTGTTTCACTGGACATCACAAGGAAGAGGGGGTCCTGACATGAAGTGGTGGCATCTTTGAATCTCCTGTAGTGCCAGTTTGCATTCTGAGCTCCTCGGAAAATGGGCGCAGTACGAATGTAACAAATAAAACAATGGTGCTTCTCATTGTCAGTGGCTAAACCCGATATACCAGCTGCCATCTCTGCCACCCCTTGTTGCCCTCATGGCTGGATCATGAACCAAGCGAGCTGCTACCACTTCTCAGAACTGGAAGGGGCCTGGGAGGCTGGCCAGCACCACTGCTCCTCTCTTGGTGCCTCCCTGGCTGTGATTGGTAACTTAGAGAAACTGGTAAGAGAAGGACCTGCTGAAATTGCTATGCACCATGACCTCCATGCCAGCATGCGAGAGCTGTGAGCTCTCAGCCACGCTTGAACAGGGGTGTAGAGTGGAAGGGAGGTGCACAGGGATGGAGCGCCGGAAtgtctcagcttctctggctgttggggatGGGCATGGCCCATGGGGGCTGTCacggagagcgcctgcacttctgaactaCATCACTGCGCTTGAGGCTACCAAATGTCTCTCCACTGTTTTGCATGTAGCTTGTGTCGTACCTGTGCGGGTCAGATGTGGCAGGGACCGTGGGAGCAGGCAAGTCTGAGTCAGAAgaacaggcagaagggagggagccaAAGATCAATCCATTAGGAGCAGGCAGGGTCAAGGTCCCAAAACAAGCAAGGGGTCAGAAGAAGCCAGGGAATCCAAGAACAGGGAGTGGGAGCAGGAGCAAAGTAGCACATATTCACAATGAAGTTGCTTCAGCCAACAGTGTGATTTTGTAAAATATTAtaatactagccgacccccgcacagagcatatgtgcagttgtgcactgagcctgtggcatccccccgcagctcgctctctTGTtctcccccacagctcgctcgcttgctctccccccgcagctctctctctctctccctctccccccacagctctttctctctctctccctctctccccatagctcactcgctctccccccgcagctctctctctctcccccccccccagctctccccattgggcgggccagggccaggccatcccgccgcctaccacctcctcctcccagctggtagggctttgtcCACCGTCTGTCCACCTCCTTGCCGCCgccattattccccccccccaccgcctcctcttcctggccgggccgttcctcgctgctaccaccaccatggccgccctttcccctcaggccgctaacAGGCCCGGACCCacggcccatcccttgcctgcctgtctccctctgacaatggcctcggtagccccaaacagcagcagtggttgaatgggcccttccttgctgctagtgctgccatgaccgctcattctcctcaggctgctgacaggctcaggcccgtcccttgcctttccttctgtctctcttccccctcccttctttttctcgcATCTGACGTtagacgcgggggtgctggtttagcttctgagcaggggccgcgcggctatcgttcaggagttaaatggccgctacATTTGCtacatcagactcagggggcggggtgagtggggTCGCGGCTGCTACCGCACACGGGACGCTGGCGGTCAGGCTGCACGCCTGCTTTTGTCCACTTCTCTTGGAGTCCACCAGGCCCCACCCCCGATCTATCCTAGGCTTCATCCCCTGTCCCCAGACACCAGAGTTATTGCAGTCAAAAGCTGGCAATCCTATGGACATTCTACATGCTCCGTACCAAGAAGCATGAGGCAAGCTACTATAGCACTGCTGGATTGCACCAAGAATCAGCAGCAGCACCTGTCTCATTAAACAGCCCTGCTGTGAGGGAAGGTGAGTACAGACTTTCAGGATGACAGCATGGGAGAccatgcgtctgatgtcagacgcgggggatagccacgccctcgcagctccattcaggagttggGAGTCAGGCCACTGCTGCATTTGTGgcacggcccctttgggagttagacTTGTGCTGGTGGCGCTGCTTTCACAGCGCAGCAAGGAGCGGCTCTTGGTCGCGCCGCAAATgtagcggccatttaactcctgaacgatagccgcgcggcccctgctcagaagctaaaccagcacccccgcgtctaatgccagatgcggggggcatgttgaGGCTGTGGGGGGTGTTGGGTGAGGTGCGGCCAATGATTGGgcacagcctgggttctttggacccgttggcccaatggtggcttttGTCACAAAAGCCTTCTGTTTGCTGCTCCCATGGCTGGTAGAGGCAAAGCACGTTGGCTGGATCCATGCTTGCGTTCTAGTGTGAGGGGAAGGAGTGGAGAAGGGCTGCATACAGAAGCCGAGTTGTGCACAGAAGCAAGGAGGATTGCCAACTCTGATGGAAGCTATTCCTAGagattttctcccccaccccgtaCCCGATAATGTTGTCCACCACTGAATGTATCACAATATCAAACCATCAAAgcctccaggattgctttcaatagcctGACTGAAAATTCCACTTCCTGAAGGGTTGGGCAGCCTTGGAAGAGCACACACCCCATCTTCAGCTGTCACTCACTGCCAAATTGCTCCACCACCAagcctgcctccctttgctgCAGAACCTGTTccatggcggtggtggggaaTATTGACTACAGGAGAAGCACATTCATGCGCTCTGCAGCCTCTTATGCAGCAGGTGATGAAATGATGTGCTGGGCCTGTGTGTGCCACAGCCTAGCTCCTCAATTCACATGgactatagcagggctgcacaacttgtgtCCTCCAGTTGTTTTCGggcgacaactcccataatccccagccacagtggccaatatcagggatgatgggagttgtaggccagcaacatctgcaggtggacaaaagttatgcagccctggaaTACACTGTTCAAGCTGGTGCAATGCATTAACATAATGCTGCTGATTTCCCAGCTttactaaaaaataaaataaaatactggcaAACAGCCCCCAATCCTGGCTTGGCCCAAGGACTAAAAATGCCAGGCAGGCTGTTTTCTTTTCAGGTTGGTACTTGGCAACCCTAAATGTGCACGTCCTGTTTTTAAAACCCAGTtctgctcatttatttatttattatcagaaCATCACAGTGAAGAACAAAGTTCCCTTCAACCATTGGGTTGGCCTCCACAGAGAACCAGATGATGGCTGGAAATGGCCTGATGGCACCCTGTTCAAGAACCTGTGAGTTCCTACTTCCTTAACTCAAGCATGCCTTTCTCCATCATGGAGAAGACCCAAATCCACAGGCTGCTCTGACAGGATTTGTATACGCAATGTTTGTCAGCCTTGCTTTAGATTGGTTCCAAAATGCAAATATAAAGCCCATGCCGGCCGCAATGCCATATCGAGATTCTCAGAATTATCTCCTACAGTTTATATATTATATGTTTATATTTTTGTAAGCTTGCTGCCCGATTGCTGGTGATTGTGCCTATCACATTGAGTTTTGTCCTGTGCCTGTTCGGAGTCCAAGATGTGTCCAAAAATATGTTTAGCCTGGGGAAGACCAAGGGGTGATATGATCGCCGTCTGCAAATATCTGAAGGCTATCACATCACAGGAAGAGTGGACTTGCTTTCCGTTTCCCCTGAGGTCAAGCCTAGAACTAGTGAGTGAAAATGACAAGGTAGCAAATTCAAActagaatacaaatatgacaaatatttataaaccgcttttcaacagaagttcccaaagcggtttgcatagatataaacaaaccaacaaataaaattactccctgttcccaaagggctcacaatctaaaaaagaaacataagatagacaccagcaacagccactgcagggatgctgtgctggggatggacagggccagtcgctcccctctgctaaataaacagacattaggaggaatttcccaGTTGTAAAAAAcattcaacagtggaacagtctgccttgcacaGTGGTGAGCTCTCTTGTGTGGAGGTTTTCAGATAGAAGCTAGATGTCCATCTGTCAGATATGCTATAGCACAGGGGTTCTCCAACGGATCCCTAGATGctgtcaaactacaactcccatcatccccattcacagtggctgaaggctagggatgatgggatttgtagtccaacaacctgtgCAGTCCTGAGTTTGAGAATCtgtgctgtagcagattcctgcactgagcagggagatGGACTAGCAGACCTCCAAAGGCCCTTCCAATTCTATGTTTCTATGTCCCTTAATGTTCAGTAGATGCTCGTTAGTGAGAGATATCCAGGGATCTCTTCTGAACAGGGACAGCCATCAgagtctaaggcaggcctgctcaactttggggcccccagctgtttttggacaacaactcccataatctccagccatagtggccaatagccagggattatgggagttgtcggccaacatctgaagaagggccaaagttgagcagccctggtctaaggtaacaatataaaataaacaaactccaCTCCTTAATAAACTGAGGAAAAGTTTTTCTATTACCAGCAGCCAGACTGTGAATCATTGCTGTTATTTTGCTCATAATCATCACACCCCAACTCTTCTGAAGCCACTCTGGTGAACATGGAGTCTCAATAGATTTCCGATGTTATGTCTTTGTGTATGTCAGCTTGAGCGCATCGATTGGAAAGGCAACTCGGACATGTTATCACCAAACCAACATGCACATGTCAACCGATCTtcttcctgctcttcctttgTAGTTTTGAAGTGGAAGGAGACGGACGATGCGCTTACCTAAGCAACTGGGCTGTGAACAGCACTGACTGTTCGGCTGAGAAGAAATGGCTCTGCAGCCAGAAAGTGAAGACAAAAGAGGGTAGCCATAGCCACTGCAGGGCAACGTGACGCCTTAAGAGCTGAGTTTGAGCCAAAGGAACTCCCAGTGCTTTCCCATGTTATTAGCTGCCACTCTCTGTGTCTTGTCCACAGTGATAAGTGCCAACACGCCACCAATCCAAATGATCAACCTCATGCCCCGTAAGGTAGCATCTCCTTGTCAAAGACTCTGGGAATGGGGGCATCCTTAATATCTGAGCACGAGATAAAGCTTTCTTATGGAATGACTACCAGAACTACTAAACTGAAAATCAGACTTGTGGTAATGTAAGGAAAGTATCCTCAAGTGATTTCTCTTCATGTCTTTTCATTATTATAGTGCAAGTTTAAGTGCAACTCTACTTGGGTTAGTTAAGAGtgtattgtgattattacatTAGGTCAACCACCCCAGCTGtcctagatttttttaaaaggattgcaaGTTCCTAGTCCTCAGGACTATGGAAGAAATCCTAAAGAGAACACAACCCAAGAAGTAACTGCCAGGCTCAAAATAATCAGAAACAAGTTTCAGGTTCCAACTGTTCTAAAACGTCATGATTCTAAGGTCAGACTCCCAGTCGTTGAGGCCTGGCCCCACAACTGCTGCATACTCAGGTTAGAACTAACAATTTAAGATGTAGTCATGTGATCTGTGATTATGGCTATTTTCTTAAGGGACCAGGTACTGACAGAATAAatgtgaggtttttttaaaagaaataggaaaaagaaATAATTGTGTATACAGTGAGGTGAAGAGAAACAGCAAAATCTGCTGTGCAAGACAAACAAAGCTGCAGCTGTGCCAGCCAGACATCATATCCAGTGTATGCAACTGCCTCCCTTCCAAGCCCAATcgcaggcccatctagtccaggattgtTCCCTCTGACTGGCAATGGCCTTTCTCAGTCCAGCTACCTGAGTTCTTTGAACTAGAGGTACCAGCAACCagagctgggaccttctgcatgccaagggcatgcatgtgcatgaaGATACAGCCCCCTTGCTGAGTGCCTGGCTGGGTGACTGCCTAGGAACCCCATGTAGACTGCCCTGAGTTCTGTGATGGAAGAAAGGAGTGATATAAATGGAATACATGCAAATAATTTAATGATTATTTGCTCAGCCTCTGAACTATCTCCCCTCTGCACTTGCATCAAAAGATAATAGACTGAGCATCATGTAggattgccaggtccagatggtgaaaaaggtCAAAATCCATCCCCGCAAAAGTTGAAATAGTTAGTGCTatttgcccccccaaaaaagtctCAAAAAAGTCTCAACTGTGCATAATGATTTCCATAAAATTTGTTTGCGTTGATTAGTACAATATATGCATACTTTGCTAAAAATAGggtaatttgagaataaatacagcccACCATTGTGGAAAAGCTGATGACCAGGAGAGCTGTGTGTCTGCTCACACTACAGTCTAGGTGCTAAGTTCTCAAGGCACCTGCTTCTTATCCTTAAATTCACATCCTGGTTAGGTTGGCCACCATCCCTTCATCCAACAGCAATTAGCAGGGTGCCACCACATACTCCTTTCTCCATGCATCAGCCTTCTCTGGATCACAGACAGAATCCCACTGGGACAGAGTGTCCTGCCTCAGCCAGCCCCTCTCACCCGCTAAACAGCTGAAGGATCCACACACCTTCCTGATCATTTATCGCAAATCCACAGGTCTGGGACAGAGCATATTTGGGGAAAGAAAATACAGGGAAGTGCAccaattgaattttttttaaagggatgattctatttgaatttgaatcaaattcaaaaattcattttgaattcaaattgaatttgaatttattcaaccctgttttggcacgttttttaaccaaccagggggcctgaatggttttttaaaggtgccaaatagCTCTTGAatcgaatcaaattcaaatcaaattttgatttgaattcaaatctgattgtccttttaaagggtgattcgattcagattcGAATCACTCGAATAatccagatttgagttgaatcaatttgagttcaaattgatttgcacacccctagaaaattCTACGCGATCTGCAAAGAATCCACATACCTTCTTGATCAaccaactgggacacaacacaagtcccttgctccacagttcaaacacacacctggatcgcaaaccagcttggacatgcAGTGCAtttgtaagagagagaaaataaaataacacagGCCCCTTGCTTCACATACAGACCTtatggatcacaaaccaacttgagcatagtgcatttatttttttaaaagcatgtttgtTTATAGGAATGGTAAGAGTttcactttcactaggtgtgaagtactctatggctAGAGAttactctttctggcagctttactgcagtagggaaacaATTCTTAAATTCAGTACACAGTGTCCTCCCAGCCTGTCCTACGTCCCAATATCAAAATGCCCAAGATCAAAATAgtatgccaagccattccaggagttCTAAAGGGTTTCTTAGTAAAGGGGGGGCACTTTACCAATTcatccacatgggggtggaatgatggtccaagagcggagggccttcagttccagaagttttctcattttctgccacaagtcaagccacttataggacttttttatttattagattacagatttttttatttattaaaattcaaTAGATTGGCCAgtctgcttcaaattaaatacacagagccctcccaccctgccccacatctgtgcccaatatcaaagccctattcCAAGCCTTCCTGGAACTACACAAAGGAGGAAATATAACCCACATAACCCCATAGTCCCACACACGCACCTCCAGGGCTTCATGGTGGATGGCTCTGAGCATGGCTctgagcaggggtgtagggacaatggagcaaggaggCGCTAATCACCCCTCAGCCATCAGGGTCTGGGGACCCCACCAAGGCATCTCCTCACCCTCAGCCAAGGCACCCATTGTGCCCTCCCACACCCAGACAGTGAACAAAGCGGAAATATAGGGGGCGGGGTATGAAATGCTGACTGccgaggatgggagagggtctgaacGGACCTTCTCCTGGGCAATGGCCATGCCTGCTACAAGCTACATGGAGGcaaggaaaggagctcccagtcagcagttCAACAACCCACTGACGGGGGAAACTCTGCAGGAACTGACTTGCCCTGTCCCCATTAttggccatgcctcctgcatctgatgccagatgcagatggcttggggtgtgtgtgcgtgcaattaaggattaaaaggggtggggggaccaccaGCAGGACTTCATCCTCTGGCCACAGGCAAGCTCCACCTACGCCCCTGGCTCTGGACAGGCAGGCACACAAGAGGCTATAGCAACAGCAGCATGGCAGCAGAGGGCTGGAGAGGAGCCTCCTTGAGGCTATcacagcagcagcctgccagTGCCAGGAGGAGACGCATTGCAGCACAGAGCTCATGCTGCTCGGAGGGGTTCCCTGGCACTGACAGGCTCTGAGAATCACCACTGCTGGGGCCCTCCAGGAGAGCAGAGCTGCTACTTCCCTGCCTGACTGGCCCAGGCAGGAACCCTTTTGATTGGCAGACAGGACAAGCAGGCAGGTAGGCTGCCGGAGGGGGTGGACATCGTCCACCCCCACTGAACAGTTGATGGTTGGCGAGGAGGGCTGCCTGTGCAACATGGAGATCTCTAATTGGCTGCTGCCGTGGCAAGGAACATTTTGAAATTGCCGCAGTTGGGGGGGAGGCAGAAAAATGGTGGCAAGACCCCGACTCCAGACACCCCTTCCAACACGGAAATAATTGGTTAAAAAATAGTCCAGCATCCAGGTCAATAGTCACCAGATGGCAACGCTAGCATCTCGTGGATGGAATGGAGATGTTTA
Above is a window of Hemicordylus capensis ecotype Gifberg chromosome 2, rHemCap1.1.pri, whole genome shotgun sequence DNA encoding:
- the LOC128345703 gene encoding C-type lectin domain family 2 member B-like encodes the protein MVTGSKGETLDGNEKVGADELVLIEQWVDFNLEENKEKGPQSNSRVQNSVTWILLVLFIIQIVGLITTIFVFTMAKPDIPAAISATPCCPHGWIMNQASCYHFSELEGAWEAGQHHCSSLGASLAVIGNLEKLNITVKNKVPFNHWVGLHREPDDGWKWPDGTLFKNLFEVEGDGRCAYLSNWAVNSTDCSAEKKWLCSQKVKTKEGSHSHCRAT